From the genome of Penaeus chinensis breed Huanghai No. 1 chromosome 37, ASM1920278v2, whole genome shotgun sequence, one region includes:
- the LOC125045313 gene encoding Krueppel-like factor 1: MTDPPRPLSPTPIFRPWQPNLASLPPKEQQMPQNLRAPHSSDKDRPPTSPMSSPGILQILPTPSRSAPPSQPAREPQKRRREDSEDEDFVSRRKVIKGEKSEPAPLTTPPAPFPLLGLRPPGLVIPTPTSLASHLPGFPAGIFPDLASGGMSSAMLPGGFSSARLHALALTPSERALPGLAGVPGLSAVPGFGGVAAFAGVPGPLVPLLDMLVPAAEVERVCARRPRPKRFSCSECGSAFSNKGQLKGHLRIHTGERPFACGHEGCDKRFTRNEELTRHRRIHSGARPFPCPLCDKRFGRKDHLKKHVRTHQRQPLLPPHPLLHHLHHLQQLQR; this comes from the coding sequence ATGACGGACCCCCCGCGCCCACTGTCACCCACGCCCATCTTCCGCCCCTGGCAGCCGAACTTGGCTAGCCTCCCTCCCAAAGAGCAGCAGATGCCACAGAATCTTAGAGCCCCCCATTCCTCTGACAAAGATCGTCCGCCCACTTCGCCCATGTCTTCACCAGGCATCCTTCAAATCCTTCCGACGCCCTCGCGGTCAGCGCCGCCTTCGCAGCCTGCCAGGGAACCCCAGAAGCGTCGTCGGGAGGACAGCGAGGACGAGGACTTCGTCAGTAGAAGGAAGGTCATCAAAGGCGAGAAAAGCGAACCCGCCCCCCTCACAACGCCGCCCGCGCCCTTCCCGTTGCTGGGTCTCCGCCCTCCCGGCCTGGTCATTCCGACGCCCACGTCCTTGGCCTCGCACCTGCCTGGCTTCCCTGCAGGGATCTTCCCTGACCTTGCAAGCGGTGGAATGAGCTCCGCCATGCTGCCTGGGGGCTTCTCGTCGGCCAGGCTGCACGCCCTCGCCCTGACGCCCTCGGAGCGGGCTCTTCCTGGCTTGGCTGGAGTGCCCGGGCTGAGTGCCGTGCCGGGCTTCGGCGGCGTCGCGGCCTTCGCGGGCGTGCCCGGGCCGCTGGTGCCGCTGCTGGATATGCTCGTGCCGGCGGCGGAGGTGGAGCGCGTGTGCGCCCGGCGTCCGCGCCCCAAGAGGTTCTCCTGCAGCGAGTGCGGCTCCGCTTTCAGCAACAAGGGCCAGCTGAAGGGCCACCTGCGGATCCACACCGGAGAGAGGCCCTTCGCCTGCGGCCACGAGGGCTGCGACAAGCGCTTCACCAGGAACGAGGAGCTGACCCGCCACAGACGCATCCACAGCGGCGCGCGCCCCTTCCCGTGCCCTCTGTGCGACAAGCGCTTCGGCCGGAAGGACCACCTCAAGAAGCACGTCCGCACGCACCAGCGACAGCCGTTGCTGCCGCCGCACCCGCTCCTGCACCACCTGCACCACCTGCAGCAGCTGCAACGTTAG